The following are encoded in a window of Paenibacillaceae bacterium GAS479 genomic DNA:
- a CDS encoding AAA domain-containing protein produces MSQLQFVLEYSRVINFAMQQNHVPIISKLWITNMDSNELRNVQVRIRTQPEFANEWTTTLDVLLPDNSTDLGTVSLQLSSAFLAQLTERLSGSLELIVQHNETVLLQGNMPIDVLAFDEWSGLTELPEMMAAFVTPNHPEVLRVLKEAAEILTGWSQSSAFDAYQSQDPNRVRLQAAAIYAALQRETLTYCVAPASFEQIGQRVRLADNLFAHRMGNCLDLTLLYTACLEAIGLHPLIIFTEGHAFAGVWLVKETFADSVQDDISLITKRMASGIHEIGLVESTALTAGRNVPFEEAERLAATHLSDANQFECFIDIKRARGSAIRPLPLRVVTPSGWEIKHPNPAVDTKSLEAPEQIEVMKRPMDVGSITLPKQKEWERKLLDLTLRNGLLNFRLSRSSVGILNPELGRIEDSLANGEEFQLLAMPKDWKGNQRDANLFRIIDNNDPLKELLNHELTNKRLRSDSTEADLNNRLIHLYRSAKLSLEENGANTLYMALGLLQWYETASSQKARYAPLVLIPVELIRKSSKSGIVLRARDEEAQFNITLLEMLKQDFGVDISGLDPLPKDEQGVDLKRVFTMIRHAVMTLSRWDVVETGYLGLFSFSQFVMWNDIRMRSADLTKNPVVASLMAGRLQWVPEDVFPESHFLDSQYDVDHGAVPISADSSQLAAIYASGEGKSFVLHGPPGTGKSQTITNIIANALATGKKVLFVAEKMAALNVVQSRLAAIGLGRYCLELHSNKSKKSAVLDQLRLALEAIDDRSPEEWERIAVKLAESRRQLNEYVSAMHRKSENGLSVYDAISRYSRVRSVPDLVAFEPEIVGVLSLEQFFEWEELAKELHVAAEQSGHPAGHPWSETTLSDYSPGSKAQITKLLSDYINKLDNCEQKYKAAAEAISFPIETLTQSELGLFSEICDLIASVSHVAPGLLGSKELESDVAFIRSSVKHGRRREELKTKIEAIFSESIFMLDAEEMLSLWKKSELQWFMPKWLQQNRIQKLLRGRLLAGKTLAKAEIVSWLQELIQYKEEEEKLKGMESVVRPLLGEELWNGSRADWRAVEEACDWVVGLHRLLAATSSFGNNPSSFRQGLQQLISEGRHSFVQQRGPMLSGFADSAKRLQQAENEILTLLAVNRAEFEARRRNEAWIPGMRAQADHWLQNMELLRDWCAWRRVREKSAQAGLLPLLEPLEKGTLSLELVVSAFERALYRACAEYLISENTHLKAFSSRLFEDSIRQFQAYTDQFEQITRDEITARLAAKVPHAAQEAAQNSELGILQRAIRSNGRGISIRKLFEQIPNLLQRLCPCILMSPISVAQYLDPSNPQYDLVIFDEASQMPTCEAVGAMARGRHVIVVGDPKQLPPTSFFSSGQSEMGEDELLQEDLESVLDDCLALGMPQGHLLWHYRSRHESLIAFSNTQYYDNKLLTFPSPNERVSSVTLESIEGVYDRGKSKQNRAEAEAVIQEITRRLQDPGLRRLSIGVVTFSSVQQNLIEDMLDETFAGNPELEMWSQEMKEPIFVKNLENVQGDERDVILFSIGYGPDASGKVSMNFGPLNRDGGWRRLNVAVSRARHTMKVFSTLKPEHLNTSRTSSQGVAELKAFLEYAAKGKEALGFRNSVSTSHSRVQGLEVQIADELRRAGHQVDVQIGVSGYRIDLAVIDPQDSSRYALGIVCDGYGYSQAKTARDREILRYRVSEQLGWKLHRVWALDWWENPERELQKIEQALEKALQKEKESEREETPFIVQTAQVPVAARFEGNAVSALTTTTTVKPNVMEEYRLYTVPLTGLSSEEFYFTNHTLTLCKQITDTIEHEGPISRQQLYKRVLQAWGISRTGSRIERRFDEVFAKLQLTKTEHDQVVFFWPKSQNPQTYAAFRISSQESERRNAEDLPPEEISNAVKHVLSSQISLPREDLIKETAKLLGYQRSGSTLDKVVRNGVEIAINRGYAVVDEKDRIVLV; encoded by the coding sequence ATGAGCCAACTCCAATTTGTACTGGAATATAGTAGAGTTATTAATTTTGCCATGCAGCAAAATCATGTTCCAATAATTAGTAAATTATGGATAACCAATATGGATTCCAACGAGCTGCGCAATGTACAAGTTAGAATTCGGACACAGCCTGAGTTTGCGAATGAGTGGACTACAACGTTGGATGTTCTTCTGCCTGATAACTCGACTGATCTTGGGACTGTTTCTCTACAGCTGTCATCTGCATTTCTTGCCCAGCTAACAGAGAGGTTGTCCGGCAGCCTGGAGTTAATTGTACAGCATAATGAGACGGTGTTGTTGCAGGGCAACATGCCGATAGATGTGCTTGCTTTTGATGAATGGAGTGGGTTGACTGAACTGCCCGAAATGATGGCAGCTTTTGTGACGCCAAATCATCCTGAGGTGCTGCGAGTATTGAAGGAGGCAGCTGAAATTCTCACTGGCTGGAGCCAATCCTCAGCGTTCGATGCGTATCAAAGTCAAGATCCGAACCGTGTTAGACTGCAAGCAGCTGCCATCTATGCTGCACTACAGAGGGAAACTCTGACTTACTGCGTAGCTCCGGCTAGCTTTGAGCAGATCGGTCAACGAGTTCGGCTTGCAGATAATCTATTTGCACATCGGATGGGAAACTGTCTTGATTTGACGTTGCTTTATACGGCCTGTCTTGAAGCAATTGGTCTTCATCCGTTGATTATTTTTACTGAGGGACATGCTTTTGCAGGGGTATGGCTAGTAAAAGAAACATTCGCAGACAGTGTTCAAGATGACATTTCTCTGATCACCAAAAGAATGGCTTCAGGCATCCATGAAATCGGTCTGGTTGAATCAACGGCGTTAACTGCCGGAAGAAACGTTCCGTTCGAGGAAGCGGAGCGTCTAGCTGCAACGCATTTATCTGACGCGAATCAATTCGAATGTTTTATTGATATTAAACGCGCGCGTGGAAGCGCAATACGCCCTCTCCCTCTTCGAGTAGTCACGCCCAGTGGATGGGAGATTAAACACCCGAATCCCGCAGTGGACACAAAGTCGCTCGAAGCTCCAGAACAGATTGAAGTCATGAAACGCCCGATGGATGTTGGATCCATAACTTTGCCCAAACAAAAGGAATGGGAAAGAAAACTGCTTGATTTGACTTTGCGTAATGGTTTGCTGAATTTTCGTCTCAGCCGTTCCAGTGTAGGCATTCTAAATCCAGAGTTGGGTCGCATTGAAGATTCCCTTGCAAACGGAGAAGAGTTTCAACTGCTTGCCATGCCAAAGGACTGGAAGGGAAATCAACGGGACGCTAATTTATTCCGAATTATTGATAATAACGACCCGCTAAAAGAGTTGCTGAATCATGAATTAACGAACAAACGTCTGCGTTCCGATTCCACGGAAGCTGATTTAAACAACCGATTGATTCATTTGTATCGTTCTGCAAAATTATCTCTTGAGGAGAACGGGGCCAACACGCTCTACATGGCGCTCGGTTTACTGCAATGGTATGAGACCGCATCTAGCCAAAAAGCTCGCTATGCTCCGCTCGTACTGATTCCCGTCGAGTTGATCCGCAAATCGTCTAAATCAGGAATCGTATTGAGAGCCCGTGACGAGGAAGCGCAGTTTAATATCACGCTGCTTGAAATGCTGAAGCAAGATTTCGGCGTTGATATCAGCGGATTGGATCCGCTGCCAAAGGATGAGCAGGGGGTGGATTTAAAGCGGGTTTTTACTATGATCAGGCATGCCGTGATGACTCTTTCGCGTTGGGATGTAGTGGAGACCGGGTATTTGGGTTTGTTCTCCTTCAGTCAATTTGTTATGTGGAATGACATACGGATGAGGTCTGCTGATTTGACGAAAAATCCGGTTGTTGCCAGTCTGATGGCCGGTCGGCTCCAATGGGTTCCTGAAGACGTATTTCCTGAGAGCCATTTTCTTGACTCTCAATATGACGTTGATCACGGCGCCGTGCCAATAAGCGCTGATTCTTCGCAGCTTGCAGCCATATATGCTTCGGGCGAGGGGAAGAGCTTTGTGCTTCATGGCCCACCGGGAACGGGGAAATCCCAGACCATCACGAATATAATTGCAAACGCTCTGGCCACAGGGAAAAAGGTGTTATTCGTCGCGGAGAAGATGGCCGCTTTAAACGTGGTTCAAAGCCGCTTGGCTGCTATTGGTCTCGGGCGGTATTGTCTGGAGCTTCATTCGAATAAGAGCAAAAAAAGCGCTGTGCTTGATCAGCTCCGTCTGGCGCTTGAAGCAATTGATGACCGTTCCCCCGAGGAGTGGGAGAGGATAGCGGTCAAGCTGGCAGAGAGCAGAAGACAGTTGAATGAATATGTTTCAGCCATGCACCGGAAGAGCGAGAATGGGCTATCTGTTTATGATGCGATTTCGCGTTACAGCAGAGTCAGAAGCGTTCCAGATTTAGTTGCATTTGAACCGGAAATTGTTGGCGTTTTGTCCTTGGAGCAGTTCTTCGAGTGGGAGGAATTGGCGAAAGAGCTGCATGTGGCGGCAGAGCAAAGCGGGCATCCAGCGGGCCATCCGTGGTCGGAAACGACCCTATCCGATTACTCTCCGGGAAGCAAAGCACAGATTACCAAGCTGCTTAGCGATTACATAAACAAGCTGGACAATTGCGAGCAGAAGTATAAAGCAGCTGCTGAAGCGATTTCGTTTCCTATCGAAACCTTAACTCAAAGTGAATTGGGACTTTTTTCAGAGATATGCGATTTAATCGCCTCCGTATCTCATGTGGCTCCGGGGCTGTTAGGAAGCAAAGAGCTGGAGAGCGATGTGGCTTTTATTCGTTCTAGCGTTAAGCACGGCCGGCGAAGGGAAGAATTAAAAACAAAGATTGAAGCTATTTTCTCTGAATCTATCTTCATGCTGGATGCAGAAGAGATGCTTTCTTTATGGAAAAAATCCGAGCTTCAATGGTTTATGCCGAAGTGGCTGCAGCAGAATCGTATTCAGAAGCTGCTGCGGGGGCGACTTCTGGCCGGGAAAACCTTGGCCAAAGCCGAGATTGTTTCTTGGCTGCAAGAATTAATTCAATACAAAGAGGAAGAAGAGAAGCTAAAAGGCATGGAGTCCGTTGTGCGACCGCTGCTGGGTGAAGAGCTATGGAACGGCAGCCGGGCGGACTGGCGGGCTGTTGAGGAGGCCTGCGATTGGGTTGTAGGACTCCATCGATTGCTTGCAGCCACCTCAAGCTTCGGCAATAATCCGAGCAGCTTCCGTCAAGGGCTGCAGCAGCTAATATCAGAGGGAAGGCACAGCTTTGTCCAGCAGCGTGGACCAATGTTGTCCGGCTTTGCCGATTCAGCAAAGAGATTGCAACAAGCGGAGAATGAGATCCTGACTCTGCTGGCAGTCAATAGGGCTGAATTCGAAGCAAGGAGACGGAATGAAGCATGGATTCCGGGTATGCGCGCGCAAGCCGATCACTGGTTGCAGAATATGGAGTTGCTCCGGGACTGGTGTGCCTGGCGCAGGGTGCGTGAAAAGTCGGCCCAGGCGGGACTTCTGCCACTGCTTGAACCGCTTGAAAAGGGCACACTCTCCTTAGAGTTGGTGGTGTCTGCTTTTGAGAGAGCGCTGTATCGCGCATGCGCGGAATACTTAATCTCGGAAAATACGCATCTAAAAGCATTCTCCAGCCGTTTATTCGAAGACTCTATCAGGCAATTTCAAGCTTACACAGACCAATTCGAGCAAATCACCAGAGATGAAATAACAGCTCGTCTTGCGGCAAAGGTTCCTCATGCGGCGCAAGAAGCTGCGCAGAACTCGGAGCTTGGAATTTTGCAAAGAGCGATTCGCAGCAATGGAAGGGGAATCTCAATTCGCAAACTGTTTGAGCAAATTCCGAATTTGCTTCAGCGTCTTTGTCCGTGCATACTTATGAGCCCGATTTCTGTGGCGCAGTATCTCGACCCTTCAAATCCGCAATATGATTTGGTCATCTTTGATGAAGCTTCGCAGATGCCAACATGCGAAGCTGTAGGGGCAATGGCACGCGGACGGCATGTTATCGTAGTAGGGGATCCGAAACAGCTGCCGCCTACCAGCTTCTTCTCTTCCGGACAGAGTGAGATGGGGGAAGATGAGCTGCTGCAAGAGGATCTGGAGAGTGTGCTCGATGATTGCCTGGCTCTTGGCATGCCTCAGGGACATCTGCTTTGGCACTATAGAAGCCGCCATGAGAGTCTGATTGCTTTCAGTAACACTCAGTACTATGACAACAAATTACTAACGTTCCCTTCCCCAAATGAACGAGTATCGAGCGTTACTCTAGAGTCAATCGAGGGGGTTTATGACCGCGGGAAGTCGAAACAAAACCGTGCGGAAGCAGAGGCGGTCATTCAAGAAATAACACGCCGTCTCCAAGATCCTGGGCTTCGGCGCCTAAGTATAGGTGTGGTTACCTTCAGCTCTGTTCAACAGAACTTAATTGAGGATATGCTGGACGAAACGTTTGCCGGTAATCCGGAATTGGAGATGTGGTCGCAGGAGATGAAGGAACCTATCTTTGTGAAGAACCTGGAAAATGTCCAAGGTGATGAGCGGGATGTCATACTTTTCTCCATTGGTTATGGTCCGGATGCATCCGGTAAAGTCAGCATGAACTTTGGACCGCTGAACCGCGATGGGGGATGGAGGCGGCTGAACGTTGCAGTTTCCCGAGCCCGTCACACGATGAAAGTGTTCTCTACGTTAAAGCCAGAGCATTTGAATACGTCCCGCACTAGCTCGCAAGGGGTTGCCGAGCTGAAAGCATTCCTCGAATATGCAGCGAAAGGGAAAGAGGCATTAGGATTTCGCAACTCTGTTAGTACGTCCCACTCCAGAGTTCAGGGACTGGAAGTTCAGATAGCTGATGAACTTAGGAGGGCCGGTCATCAGGTAGACGTTCAGATTGGGGTATCCGGTTACCGGATCGATCTTGCAGTAATTGACCCTCAAGATTCGTCTAGATATGCACTTGGCATTGTATGTGACGGATACGGTTATTCACAAGCAAAAACAGCCCGCGACAGAGAGATATTGAGATATCGTGTGTCTGAACAGCTTGGCTGGAAGCTGCATCGGGTGTGGGCGCTAGATTGGTGGGAGAACCCGGAACGCGAGCTTCAGAAAATAGAACAGGCTCTGGAGAAAGCTTTGCAGAAGGAAAAAGAATCGGAACGCGAAGAGACCCCCTTCATAGTTCAAACGGCTCAAGTTCCTGTCGCTGCTAGATTTGAGGGTAACGCGGTTTCGGCGCTAACAACAACTACAACGGTCAAACCGAATGTTATGGAGGAATACCGTCTCTATACGGTTCCATTAACGGGACTGTCGTCGGAAGAATTTTATTTCACGAACCATACGTTGACGTTGTGCAAGCAAATTACAGATACGATTGAGCATGAAGGGCCAATCAGCCGGCAGCAGCTTTACAAGAGAGTGCTCCAGGCATGGGGAATTTCCAGAACGGGTTCACGAATTGAGAGAAGGTTTGACGAAGTATTTGCCAAGCTTCAGCTCACGAAGACGGAACATGACCAAGTTGTATTTTTCTGGCCAAAATCACAAAATCCGCAAACGTATGCAGCCTTTCGGATCTCTTCTCAGGAAAGCGAACGGCGAAATGCGGAAGATCTGCCGCCTGAAGAAATTTCCAATGCGGTCAAACACGTACTGAGCAGTCAAATCAGCTTGCCTAGAGAGGATTTAATTAAGGAAACGGCAAAGCTCCTTGGTTATCAGCGTAGCGGCTCGACCTTGGATAAGGTTGTTCGGAATGGAGTCGAAATTGCAATAAACCGCGGTTATGCAGTAGTGGATGAAAAGGATCGCATTGTTTTAGTTTGA
- a CDS encoding PD-(D/E)XK nuclease superfamily protein, whose amino-acid sequence MDLIDRLYQKINEDPLTPKVLLAGSYAPGHQLLERMVKRYGAVFNVEVQTVRDIIIANSKLELSRRSTRLLDDGQAIWMIRQLMKQLAEEDSESYINQCMLNLGIVSKVFSAILEMRMTGIQVDDVKPEQFASLKKGQYMQRLLARYESYLREHNWTDTAGLAEYLKPIANGPVYLAFLPTGWSQAEQRMIHLLAGGKLCFLDPEEPFYKNEDFSKNNFTMFRATGSLAEVREGFRRILSEPVALDRTEIILSDYEQYAPVIHSHSETLGIACTFSNGLPLVFCAAGKAAVGILNWIEEGYPAKRLTEMLRHGYISFGDERWSRSDWVRMLEKSGIGWGRERYFALLSPDRLSEEEQTQGEVLYQFMKGLFNQLPEGDEWNPLLLFGWVADFVRNYATTQSLDDAGIAAALQETNDRYLTSEPELMPMDLAISYVREMLNGIRIRVSATPKPAAVHISSLSNGGWSGRDRTWIVGMDERAWSISAVQDPLLLDRERIAMFADLELVQERASKVRRERESRLSLIRGEIWLSYVSYDSGEQKTQNPAFELLQILRLQTGDSSLDFEALEHSLGEPHNVMDMAHSRDSIVPFDGNDMWLCLLRNANGGRSNGQQVMHNLYPALIQGHHAQILRLQEGISAYDGWLDIDPMAYPEKLQEDSSGTTISVSQLEKYSRCGLQYYFYNVLKLRPKEIAKFERTRWLQASDRGTLLHDIFRRYMEDVTNQGTVSPVHDKSRLDNIVDTVIEETALTIPAPNCHVYSKECEEIRRDADVFYRCEIRRTDHPIFFELELTTQDGGPIEVQLSESLRIRLNGFVDRVDRIGPHEYRIIDYKTGGTSKYKASEYFSGGKQLQHALYSIAVEQWLRKTGADPEARVVEADYYFPTERGRGEFVRRVQNRRDELAVVIARLMETRSRGLYIPAKDPSMCKWCDYQAVCGPHSEWMSNKRESSANADILSSLLEVEGNG is encoded by the coding sequence ATGGATCTGATCGATCGTTTATATCAAAAAATCAATGAGGATCCATTGACTCCAAAAGTGCTGTTGGCAGGCTCATATGCGCCAGGTCATCAGCTTCTCGAACGAATGGTAAAGCGATACGGAGCGGTCTTTAATGTAGAGGTTCAGACGGTTCGAGACATCATAATAGCTAATTCGAAGCTGGAGTTGTCTCGCAGAAGTACCCGTTTGCTCGATGACGGGCAGGCTATTTGGATGATCCGTCAGCTGATGAAACAATTAGCTGAAGAAGATTCGGAAAGTTACATAAACCAATGCATGCTTAATCTCGGTATTGTAAGCAAAGTCTTTTCTGCCATTTTGGAGATGAGGATGACTGGCATACAGGTTGACGATGTGAAGCCGGAGCAATTTGCAAGTTTAAAAAAAGGGCAGTACATGCAGAGATTGCTCGCCCGCTATGAGTCCTACCTTAGAGAGCATAACTGGACAGATACGGCCGGGCTGGCTGAATATTTGAAGCCGATTGCAAACGGTCCAGTCTATTTAGCGTTCCTGCCGACAGGGTGGTCGCAGGCGGAGCAGCGCATGATTCATTTGCTGGCAGGTGGAAAGCTGTGCTTCCTTGATCCCGAGGAACCATTTTATAAAAATGAGGATTTTTCCAAAAATAATTTCACGATGTTCCGCGCAACGGGCAGTTTAGCGGAAGTCAGGGAAGGGTTTCGCAGAATACTTTCGGAGCCTGTGGCACTTGATCGGACGGAAATCATTCTTTCTGATTACGAGCAGTATGCACCCGTTATTCACTCCCATTCAGAAACATTGGGAATTGCATGTACATTCTCGAATGGACTGCCACTTGTATTCTGTGCTGCTGGAAAAGCGGCTGTTGGTATATTAAATTGGATTGAAGAAGGTTATCCTGCAAAGAGACTCACCGAAATGTTGAGGCATGGCTACATATCGTTTGGAGATGAACGATGGTCTCGAAGCGATTGGGTGCGCATGCTGGAGAAATCCGGGATTGGTTGGGGAAGAGAAAGATATTTTGCTTTGCTGAGCCCGGACAGATTGAGTGAGGAAGAACAAACGCAAGGTGAGGTTTTATATCAATTTATGAAGGGCTTGTTTAATCAACTGCCTGAAGGTGATGAATGGAACCCGCTATTACTATTTGGGTGGGTGGCTGATTTTGTGCGGAATTATGCGACGACTCAGTCGCTGGATGACGCTGGAATTGCGGCCGCGCTGCAAGAGACAAACGACCGTTACTTAACAAGCGAGCCCGAATTGATGCCAATGGACTTGGCCATTAGTTATGTGAGAGAGATGTTAAATGGAATTCGTATCCGAGTCTCCGCAACTCCAAAACCAGCCGCCGTCCATATCAGTTCCTTGTCGAACGGTGGATGGAGCGGAAGAGATCGCACCTGGATTGTAGGTATGGACGAGAGGGCATGGAGCATATCAGCCGTTCAAGATCCGCTACTTTTGGATCGGGAGCGTATAGCGATGTTTGCTGATTTAGAGCTTGTTCAGGAACGCGCAAGCAAAGTCAGGCGCGAACGTGAATCCCGGCTCTCGCTTATACGGGGGGAGATTTGGCTAAGTTATGTTTCATATGATTCGGGAGAGCAGAAAACCCAAAATCCGGCTTTTGAATTGCTTCAGATTTTGCGCTTGCAGACGGGAGATTCATCTTTGGATTTTGAAGCATTGGAGCATTCACTAGGTGAGCCCCATAATGTGATGGATATGGCGCATTCAAGGGACTCGATTGTCCCGTTTGATGGGAACGATATGTGGCTTTGCTTGTTGAGGAATGCAAACGGAGGCCGCAGCAATGGGCAACAGGTTATGCATAACTTGTATCCGGCTCTCATTCAAGGGCATCATGCGCAAATTCTCCGGTTGCAAGAAGGGATCTCCGCTTACGATGGTTGGCTGGACATTGATCCTATGGCATATCCCGAAAAGTTGCAAGAGGATAGTAGCGGCACAACTATCAGCGTAAGCCAACTAGAGAAATATTCCAGATGTGGATTGCAATATTATTTTTACAATGTTTTGAAACTACGACCTAAAGAGATAGCAAAATTTGAACGTACCCGCTGGCTGCAGGCAAGCGATAGAGGCACCTTGCTGCATGATATTTTCAGAAGGTATATGGAGGATGTGACGAACCAGGGGACAGTGTCGCCTGTACATGATAAGTCTCGTTTGGACAATATCGTAGATACAGTAATTGAGGAAACTGCGCTGACAATCCCTGCTCCTAATTGCCATGTATATTCAAAGGAATGTGAAGAAATCCGGCGTGATGCGGATGTTTTCTATCGCTGCGAGATCAGACGAACCGATCATCCCATTTTTTTTGAGTTGGAGCTGACGACGCAAGATGGAGGACCAATTGAAGTTCAACTGTCAGAGAGCCTTCGGATCAGGCTGAACGGCTTTGTCGATCGGGTTGATCGAATTGGGCCTCATGAATATCGAATTATCGACTACAAAACAGGGGGCACAAGCAAATATAAGGCTTCCGAATATTTCAGCGGTGGGAAGCAACTGCAGCATGCCCTGTATTCAATCGCGGTCGAGCAGTGGCTCCGAAAAACGGGGGCAGATCCTGAAGCCAGAGTTGTGGAGGCCGACTATTATTTTCCCACTGAGCGCGGACGGGGCGAATTTGTAAGACGAGTTCAAAACCGAAGAGATGAACTGGCTGTGGTCATTGCGCGGCTGATGGAAACTCGCAGCCGAGGGCTCTATATTCCTGCTAAGGATCCGAGTATGTGTAAATGGTGCGATTATCAGGCCGTGTGCGGCCCTCACTCGGAGTGGATGAGTAATAAGAGAGAGTCGTCTGCAAATGCGGATATTTTGAGCAGCTTGCTGGAGGTGGAGGGAAATGGTTGA